A part of Pongo pygmaeus isolate AG05252 chromosome 14, NHGRI_mPonPyg2-v2.0_pri, whole genome shotgun sequence genomic DNA contains:
- the C1QTNF9 gene encoding complement C1q and tumor necrosis factor-related protein 9A, whose product MRIWWFLLAVEICTGNINSQDTCRQGHPGIPGNPGHNGLPGRDGRDGAKGDKGDAGEPGHPGSPGKDGTSGEKGERGADGKVEAKGIKGDQGSRGSPGKHGPKGLAGPMGEKGLRGETGPQGQKGNKGDVGPTGPEGPRGNIGPLGPTGLPGPMGPIGKPGPKGEAGPMGPQGEPGVRGIRGWKGDRGEKGKIGETLVLPKSAFTVGLTVLSKFPSSDVPIKFDKILYNEFNHYDIATGKFTCHIAGVYYFTYHITVFSRNVQVSLVKNGVKILHTKDAYMSSEDQASGGIVLQLKLGDEVWLQVTGGERFNGLFADEDDDTTFTGFLLFSSP is encoded by the exons ATGAGGATCTGGTGGTTTCTGCTTGCTGTTGAAATCTGCACAGGGAACATAAACTCACAGGACACATGCAGGCAAGGGCACCCTGGCATCCCTGGGAACCCCGGTCACAATGGTCTGCCTGGAAGAGATGGACGAGACGGAGCAAAGGGTGACAAAGGGGATGCAG GAGAACCAGGACATCCTGGCAGCCCGGGGAAGGATGGGACGAGCGGAGAGAAGGGAGAACGAG GAGCAGACGGAAAAGTTGAAGCAAAAGGCATCAAAGGTGATCAAGGCTCAAGAGGATCCCCAGGAAAACATGGCCCCAAGGGGCTTGCAGGGCCCATGGGAGAGAAAGGCCTCCGAGGAGAGACTGGGCCTCAGGGGCAGAAGGGGAATAAGGGTGACGTGGGTCCCACTGGTCCTGAGGGGCCAAGGGGCAACATTGGGCCTTTGGGCCCAACTGGTTTACCGGGCCCCATGGGCCCTATTGGAAAGCCTGGTCCCAAGGGAGAAGCTGGACCCATGGGGCCCCAGGGTGAGCCAGGAGTCCGGGGAATAAGAGGCTGGAAAGGAGATcgaggagagaaagggaaaatcGGTGAGACTCTAGTCTTGCCAAAAAGTGCTTTCACTGTGGGGCTCACGGTGCTGAGCAAGTTTCCTTCTTCAGATGTGCCCATTAAATTTGATAAGATCCTATATAACGAATTCAACCATTATGATATAGCAACGGGGAAATTCACGTGCCACATTGCTGGGGTCTATTACTTCACCTACCACATCACTGTTTTCTCCAGGAATGTTCAGGTATCTTTGGTCAAAAATGGAGTAAAAATACTGCACACCAAAGATGCTTACATGAGCTCTGAGGACCAGGCCTCTGGCGGCATTGTCCTGCAGCTGAAGCTCGGGGATGAGGTGTGGCTGCAGGTGACAGGAGGAGAGAGGTTCAATGGCTTGTTTGCTGATGAGGATGATGACACAACTTTCACAGGGTTCCTTCTGTTCAGCAGCCCGTGA